ACGTCAAAGGATCGCGCTCGAATGATTTCCACGCCGGGAACATTGGTCTTGAAACGCAAACCGCGATGGCCGGGGTCGTCGAACGCCGGCTCCGGCTCCAGACCGGCGCGCGTCATCAGCGGCCGCAGTTCGTCCAGAATCCGTCCCTTCGGCAGGGCAATAACGAGCGGTTCATCGATAATGGCGGTAACCCCTTGTCGGCTTTCCGGTCACTGTCGGCTCGGTTCGCACGGGTAATCCGGCGAATGCGCGCCACCTTAGGGCCGGTTCATCATGTTCTCAAGGCCTGCGGGAGCCGCAGAGGGATTTGGGCTCAATCATGCTCCGGAACCGTCGTCGTCGGCCAATCCGTGATCGGGCATGCGATTGGTCGGCCACGGCTCGCCCAGGTCTTCCAGCAGAATATCGAGGTCCAGGGCGGTTAGACGCGTCCAGGCACCACCGGAGAACGCGATCAGAATCTCGACTTCACCCGGCGTCGCCCCGGCGTCGGCTGTAATCGCCAGAATATTCAGGAATGCGCCCCGATCCTTTATATCGATGCCTTTACTGGCAACATGCGTCACCGACGAGACCCGAACGGCAGCGTTGGTGCGATAGTAATGTCCGCCACCATCCTCGCCGCGCGCCTCTGCCTCGTCGTCCTCATCCGATCCAAGTCGGGAACTGTCCTCGACCATCCCCACATCCCACCGGAAGCGGTTGACGACCATGGCGAACAGTTTCTCGTCCTTCAGGAAGGCCATATCCATGACCGGGACGATGGCATCCTGAAGCTGGGCCGAAAGCACGAGGAGGTCGTCCGCGTCCCGCGCGCGAAGCCGCAGCGGCGCCGGCGTGCCTACCGCAGGGAGTGGCGCCGAATCCCTGGCTTTCGCTCCGGCCTTCGAAGCGTCGCTTGCACCCGAAGCCTGAATGTTTCTATCGGTCGGTGAACCCGTCATTCGTCATCCGCTATTCGTTCGATGTCGGCGCCGCATGCCGACAGTTTCCGCTCCAGTTCCTCGTAGCCGCGATCGAGATGATACACGCGGTTGACGATCGTTTCACCCCGCGCCATCAGCCCGGCCAGAACGAGTGAGACGCTCGCCCTCAGGTCCGTCGCCATCACCTGGGCCCCTGTCAGGCTCTCGACCCCGCGCACCAGAACCGAACTCTGGTGTACTGTAATATCCGCTCCCATGCGCATCAGTTCCGGCACATGCATGAATCGGTTCTCGAAAATCGTTTCCGTGATCATCGACGCACCGCTGGCCGTACACATCAATGCCATGAACTGCGCCTGCAGATCGGTCGGAAAACCGGGATAGGGTTCGGTCATCGCGTCGACGCCCTTGACGCTGCCGGGCGCGCAGGCCACGCGAAAGCCGTCGGGCTCTTCGGTCACGGCGATACCAGCCCGGCGCAGGATATCGACCATGGCCTGCAGCGTGTCGATCCGCGCGCCCTGCAGCAGGACATCGCCGCCCGCGATCGCCGCGGCCATCGCGTAGGTGCCGGTCTCGATACGGTCGGGAATGACCGGATGCCGGGCGGCCGACAGCCGATCGACGCCCTGAACATGGATCGTGTCGGTGCCAAGCCCCTCGATCCGCGCGCCCATTGCCTGCAGGCACA
This Fodinicurvata sp. EGI_FJ10296 DNA region includes the following protein-coding sequences:
- a CDS encoding DUF2948 family protein, which encodes MTGSPTDRNIQASGASDASKAGAKARDSAPLPAVGTPAPLRLRARDADDLLVLSAQLQDAIVPVMDMAFLKDEKLFAMVVNRFRWDVGMVEDSSRLGSDEDDEAEARGEDGGGHYYRTNAAVRVSSVTHVASKGIDIKDRGAFLNILAITADAGATPGEVEILIAFSGGAWTRLTALDLDILLEDLGEPWPTNRMPDHGLADDDGSGA
- the murA gene encoding UDP-N-acetylglucosamine 1-carboxyvinyltransferase — translated: MDRIRIRGGNRLTGRLPISGSKNAALPLMATALLTDEPVTLTGVPRLADIRTMSALLGQHGVEIVDRSVQEPDEDRLGAVLELAAPKILSTTAPYDIVRKMRASVLVLGPLLARCGKAEVSLPGGCAIGTRPVDLHISGLEAMGAEVSIDQGYIHASVPAGRLKGARVVFPKVSVGATENLLMAAALADGETVLVNAAREPEIVDLGLCLQAMGARIEGLGTDTIHVQGVDRLSAARHPVIPDRIETGTYAMAAAIAGGDVLLQGARIDTLQAMVDILRRAGIAVTEEPDGFRVACAPGSVKGVDAMTEPYPGFPTDLQAQFMALMCTASGASMITETIFENRFMHVPELMRMGADITVHQSSVLVRGVESLTGAQVMATDLRASVSLVLAGLMARGETIVNRVYHLDRGYEELERKLSACGADIERIADDE